In the genome of Girardinichthys multiradiatus isolate DD_20200921_A chromosome 7, DD_fGirMul_XY1, whole genome shotgun sequence, one region contains:
- the plcd4b gene encoding 1-phosphatidylinositol 4,5-bisphosphate phosphodiesterase delta-4 has protein sequence MELEGSCVQDDPHVKLMMAGSTLRKVKSRSWKRQRHFRLLEDGLTIWYKSRWAGKGHSTFSVMDVEVVREGHQSEVMLSIAEEFPAELCFTLVFHGRQGNVDLVADSPEEAQAWIQGVRKLIHKAQTMDEQERQDQWVQDWFQKADKNKDGKMNFKEVKKLLKMMNVEMNEDHALHLFTMADKWKSGSLEIEQFIHFYKMLTQRDEVWKVFQDYSGDGEKLTLEELENFLRLEQGEGDQSSQHALELIQCYEPSETAMNQSSMSLEGFEMYLCSQEGSIFKPELLELHQDMSQPLSHYFISSSHNTYLLEDQLRGQSSLEAYIQALKRGCRCVEVDCWDGSDGEPVVYHGHTLTSKILFKDIISTLKEYAFQVSDLPVIVSLENHCGVEQQMIMAKHLRQILGEMLLTAPLDVHIPQLLPSPQELRGKILLKAKKIGGLETCLDETLTDEVSDEDEMTNEDMDSPCTEDPAAQTTNKKSKLSRELSDLVVYCKSVPFQSFEHARSQAKCYEMSSFSESKAKKLAKEAGTKFVQYNARQLCRTYPSGLRTDSSNYNPQDMWNVGCQIVALNFQTAGLEMDLNDGLFRQNGCCGYVLKPDFMRDGSSQFSPERPEDRPGYKPLRLSIQVISAQQLPKVNQKEGSIVDPLVRVEIYGVPQDQAKEETSHINNNGFNPVWNETLNFIVYSPELALVRFVVEDYDKASRNDFIGQFTLPFTCIQPGYRHIHLLSRDGTAIPPSSVFVNISISDLL, from the exons ATGGAGCTTGAAGGTTCAT GTGTCCAGGATGACCCACACGTCAAGCTGATGATGGCGGGGTCGACCCTGAGGAAGGTCAAGTCCCGCTCCTGGAAGAGGCAGCGGCATTTTCGCCTTCTGGAGGATGGCCTGACAATCTGGTACAAATCCAGATGGGCAGGGAAGGGCCACTCTACCT TCTCAGTGATGGACGTGGAGGTAGTGCGTGAGGGCCATCAGTCTGAAGTCATGCTGAGCATCGCTGAGGAGTTTCCTGCTGAGCTCTGCTTCACCTTGGTCTTTCACGGGCGCCAAGGAAATGTGGACCTTGTGGCCGACTCTCCAGAGGAGGCCCAAGCTTGGATCCAAGGAGTCCGGAAACTGATTCACAAAGCCCAAACCATGGACGAGCAGGAGAGGCAGGACCA ATGGGTGCAAGACTGGTTTCAGAAGGCTGATAAAAACAAGGACGGGAAGATGAATTTCAAAGAAGTAAAGAAGCTGCTGAAGATGATGAACGTGGAGATGAACGAAGATCACGCTCTGCATCTGTTTACG ATGGCTGACAAGTGGAAAAGTGGTTCCCTAGAAATCGAGCAGTTTATCCACTTCTATAAGATGCTGACTCAGAGAGACGAGGTGTGGAAGGTGTTCCAGGACTACTCTGGAGATGGAGAGAAGTTAACGTTGGAAGAGCTGGAAAACTTTTTGAGGCTGGAGCAGGGTGAAGGAGACCAGAGTTCTCAGCATGCCCTGGAGCTGATCCAGTGTTACGAACCTTCTGAGACAG CCATGAATCAAAGCTCCATGTCCCTGGAAGGCTTCGAGATGTACCTGTGTTCCCAGGAGGGCTCCATATTTAAACCTGAGCTCCTGGAACTTCACCAGGATATGAGCCAACCGCTCAGCCATTACTTCATCTCCTCCTCACACAACACCTACCTCCTCGAGGACCAGCTGAGAGGTCAAAGCAGCTTGGAGGCATACATCCA GGCCCTGAAGAGAGGCTGTCGCTGTGTGGAGGTGGACTGCTGGGACGGCAGTGACGGCGAACCTGTCGTGTATCACGGCCACACTCTAACTTCAAAAATCCTCTTCAAAGACATCATTTCAACACTCAAAGAGTACGCCTTCCAG GTATCTGACCTCCCTGTTATTGTGTCTCTTGAGAATCACTGTGGTGTGGAGCAGCAGATGATCATGGCCAAACACCTTCGCCAAATTTTGGGCGAGATGCTCCTGACTGCCCCACTGGACGTGCACATCCCTCAACTGCTTCCCTCGCCACAG GAACTGAGGGGGAAGATTTTGCTGAAGGCCAAGAAAATTGGCGGGCTGGAAACATGCCTGGACGAAACGTTGACTGATGAAGTCAGCGACGAGGACGAGATGACCAACGAAGACATGGACAGTCCCTGCACAGAAGATCCAGCAGCACAGACGACAAACAAG AAGTCCAAACTGTCCAGAGAGCTGTCAGACCTGGTGGTTTACTGCAAGAGTGTCCCCTTTCAAAGCTTTGAGCATGCTCGTTCTCAGGCTAAGTGCTACGAGATGTCTTCGTTCTCTGAATCCAAAGCGAAGAAGCTTGCTAAGGAAGCAG GGACAAAGTTTGTTCAGTACAACGCTCGGCAGCTGTGCAGGACCTACCCCAGTGGCCTGAGGACAGACTCCTCCAACTACAACCCACAGGACATGTGGAATGTGGGTTGCCAGATAG TGGCTCTGAACTTCCAGACAGCCGGTCTGGAAATGGATCTGAATGACGGACTCTTCAGGCAGAACGGCTGCTGCGGTTACGTCCTCAAGCCCGACTTCATGAGAGACGGCAGCAGTCAGTTCAGTCCGGAGAGACCAGAGGATCGGCCGGGCTACAAACCGCTTCGCTTGTCAATACAG GTGATCAGTGCACAACAGCTACCGAAGGTGAATCAGAAGGAGGGATCAATTGTGGACCCACTAGTCAGAGTGGAGATCTATGGTGTCCCACAGGACCAGGCCAAGGAGGAGACGAGCCACATTAATAATAACG gtttTAACCCAGTCTGGAATGAAACTCTAAACTTCATCGTCTACTCCCCTGAGCTGGCGCTGGTCCGCTTCGTGGTGGAGGACTATGACAAGGCGTCAAGGAACGACTTCATTGGACAGTTCACTCTTCCGTTTACATGCATCCAGCCAG GATACCGTCATATTCATCTGCTGTCCAGAGACGGAACAGCCATCCCTCCTTCTTCTGTCTTTGTTAACATCAGCATTTCAGATCTCTTATGA